In Streptomyces sannanensis, the DNA window ACTGACAATCGGCCCTGACCTGCGGGAACGGCTAATTGTCAGTGGTGTGGTGCACGGTGGATCCCGAACCCCGGAGATCGGCCCGGGAGATGTGGAGGGGGACTCATGACCATGCCCGAGAACAGCACGGCCGATGTCGCCGAGGCCCTGCGGCCGCATGCCGAGGACGCCTTCGCCGACGAGCTCAAGGCACTGGCCGCGGCCGACGACCGGCCGAGGCCCGCCCGCTGGCAGCTGTCGCCCTGGGCGGTGGCCACCTATCTGCTCGGTGGCACCCTTCCGGACGGAACCGTGATCACGCCCAAGTACGTGGGGCCGCGCCGCATCGTCGAGGTGGCCGTCACCACGCTCGCCACCGACCGCGCGCTGCTGCTCCTCGGAGTGCCGGGAACCGCCAAGACCTGGGTCTCCGAGCACCTCGCCGCGGCCGTCAGCGGTGACTCCACCCTGCTGGTGCAGGGCACGGCCGGCACTCCCGAGGAAGCGATCCGTTACGGCTGGAACTACGCCCAGCTGCTCGCCCACGGCCCGAGCCGTGACGCGCTCGTGCCCGGCCCGATCATGCGGGCCATGTCGGAGGGCATGACCGCACGGGTCGAGGAGCTCACCCGTATCCCCGCCGATGTGCAGGACTCGCTCATCACCATCCTGTCCGAGAAGACCCTGCCCGTGCCGGAGCTGGGCCAGGAGGTGCAGGCCGTGCGTGGCTTCAACCTCATCGCCACCGCCAACGACCGCGACCGCGGGGTCAACGACCTGTCCAGCGCGCTGCGCCGCCGCTTCAACACGGTCGTCCTGCCGCTGCCCGCCACCCCCGACGCCGAGGTCGACATCGTCTCCCGGCGGGTCGACCAGATCGGGCGCTCGCTGGACCTGCCGGCCGCGCCCGACGGCATCGAC includes these proteins:
- a CDS encoding AAA family ATPase, translating into MTMPENSTADVAEALRPHAEDAFADELKALAAADDRPRPARWQLSPWAVATYLLGGTLPDGTVITPKYVGPRRIVEVAVTTLATDRALLLLGVPGTAKTWVSEHLAAAVSGDSTLLVQGTAGTPEEAIRYGWNYAQLLAHGPSRDALVPGPIMRAMSEGMTARVEELTRIPADVQDSLITILSEKTLPVPELGQEVQAVRGFNLIATANDRDRGVNDLSSALRRRFNTVVLPLPATPDAEVDIVSRRVDQIGRSLDLPAAPDGIDEIRRVVTVFRELRDGVTADGRTKLKSPSGTLSTAEAISVVTNGLALAAHFGDGVLRPADVAAGILGAVVREPVADRVIWQEYLETVVRERDGWKDFYRACREVTA